The segment TGGATCCAAACgacatgataattaaaaaataatgaccgAGACAAACCGATGTTTACATTCGACGGTCGCGTAGAATATTCATGGTCATTTCTGATAATTAGTAAAATTCACAAAACCTTGATTTGGTAAGGCCTTACCTGGAATAAATTGTTCAGTGCATGCAGAGCACACAGCTCTTTAACTTGCTTTTCATGGTAAATTTGAGGTTTTGAACCCATCTTGATTACAATTTCACCATGTTTATTAGTTAACAAAATCTAACTAActagtaatatgtataaatgagAGAGTATGCTTCAAAGCACTTTCAAACAttcaatttaacttaaaacaaggtaaaaatattttttatcatttttacttgacaatttaacaataatttgaaTGACAGCCGATGGCCGACAGCCGATGCTATTACTTGACGAATGAGCGATTAGAGTTAAAGCATTGACGGGaaagaatacaaaatatcttaaaatgcgttcaatttaaaaacgtagcttaaagaataatttaaagttgtgTTTATTGCTGTTCCTTTGTGTGACGCAATAATAGTGTaatcaatacaattttataagttattggaaataagattaataaagAAACTATCTACATTCAAGATCACTTGGTGACCACCACTTGGTGACTTACGTTTTGAAGGAATCTGTtgatgaaaacattttttttatctttctatTATGATCCTCTGATTCCTTTTCTCTGATTTCCTTTTCATTAATAACTTGAATTCCATATTTTAGATCTAGAgcaattaatgtttatatttcaaatggaACGGAATAAATCctttgtaataatttcttaagtAATTCAAGTTGTTAAAGTGAACGaaacattaaaagtatttattttacgcCAGTTACGCGCCTTTTTGCTAAATGCTGTTAAAGTGTCATATTTGCAACCGTATCAAAACAAGTTTTTGAAATGCAATTTCAAATATAGTAATTCATTTCTACACttctattttttagtatttttatataaaatgtatcaatCACAAGGAATGAGTTGCAACACCTTaaacttagaaaatataactttgttaGATAAATTTTCGTTACAGGAATATAAAGAATCTCTTTCCAAGTgcgttaaaagaaaaattaaatgtagatttttttgagttattttaGAACTGATTTCTGGATTATGTATCATTTTACAGATCTTCCAACATAACTTCGAATTTGTTATCGAAAGAAGTATGGGATAAAAATACCAATAATTTAGATGAACGTACTATGAATTACATTCTAAGTGCGAGTAAGGAAGTTCTTAAAAACCCGAATAATGATATATCTAATACATGGAAGTCAGATTTGAGGTTTGAATTCTGCTTTTTgtaaatagaaacaataatatattattgtattaaacattaattaaaattttgttaagtgATGAAGCAGAAACCTCTTTTGGGTTCTCTGATTTGGGTAGTGTtcctgaaaatataatttttgagacAGCTGGTAATGATATTAGTTGAAAACATAGTATTTCATTTCCATGGTATGGCAATTGGTAGTCTGTGCTTGGGCctgaactatttaaaattctcacaCTGTGAACATCTAGTTACACCTGAatgatgtataaaatatagttgaaACGTCACccaaattacataataatattatatctcgACTAGAAGGGGTAAAATTTATGCAAATATCTGTATTGAGTAGTgcaataaaactaaacaaaactgatattaaacatttttattacaaaatcttTGACAGCTAGAAGAATTTATCATGTTAAAGTATCTGACCGACATTGCCAgacattattctttattaattatacagttTCTTGTGCCATCATGGTGATTTAACTTTCAGCAACATCGATCCACTCCGCATCTTCCAGAGCTCATTACGGAATTGTGataaatgtacttatattgAAACCAATACTACCAATACCTCGATAGGCATAAGTTGTCAATGTGATTATAACCAGCATTACAATGATAACACCAGCCTCAAGCCACTGCACAGGGAGTCAAGTCAGGATTCCAGATCATGTGGTGAAAGACTTTTATTCAAACCCACATTCACTCGCCCTCGGGTCAAGAGACCCATCGATGCGTCTAAGAGTGTACCAAATTGCAATGGACCCTCCGAAATGGACGTCGATCCGAAGCCCGTTCCTACAGGTGAAGCTGCTGATGATGAAGAGAGAGCTCACAAGAGTAACGTGgccaaaataacttttaagacCGCCAAGGAAGCTCTGCTGTCGTCAAACCCAGCTGCCAGGCGAACACTGGGAGCGTCGAGGAAGGCTCAGGCGAAATTCATTTCACCAATGCTCGGAGCACAGTACGGCTTAACAGACATAACGTTCCTATGACGATACATCAGAGAATGATTGAAAATCATCATTTCAGAGAAAAACAGGAGCTCGCGGAACCGGCTGTCGGCGATGATCGGCTTCGGAATATCGATCCGAAAATGATTGAACTCATAGAAAACGAGATCATAGACAAGGGAACGCCCGTCGGTGAGATTATATCAAAAGCCTTGAGAAAGGTTTCatccatatatttattaaatctaatcCGGTCCAAGGTCAACCTGATGATGACTACCAGCAGTAGCTTGTTACGTGCAGTAGACACTGATTGTAGAAATGAACACGTCTTGATGATATACTTTCAACTAATCTTTGTTCCTATAGTTAACTCATAATTGAATTTACATACACACATTTAGTTATTCCTTACAGTAAACGCACATCTGCATCCATTCGCTGGATGTGTTTATGTTTTTCTCCAAAACTACTACCATCCGAAAATAGTATTAGCCTTAAGAAagaaacacacacacagacacacatttatatacatatatgttccAGGATGGGAGGACATAGCCGGTCTGGAGCACGCCAAGTCCGTGATCCAGGAGGCGGTGGTGTGGCCTCTCCTCAGACCCGATATCTTCACGGGCCTGCGGAGACCGCCGCGCGGTATCCTGCTCTTCGGGCCGCCCGGCACTGGCAAGACACTTATAGGTTAcgacttattatttatattaaaaaagtagcCGAAGTTACTTCTCACGACATCCGCTGTCTAACGATAGAAATTCCACCAAAGTCGGTACAGTCGCTTTagagtcaaatattttttttttgttgttatgaccgtgtgtgtatatatacatattttattaatttgtatgaaaaacgtacaaataataaaaatgttttatttcatacacgACAGCCGGTATTTATAGCCGCTGTACTGATCTTCTCTCACTAAGTCTACAACCTGGTTTTTGTACTCTTTGTATCAGCGTGGTATAAGTCTGTTGTTGTTCAGGTAAATGTATAGCGTCCCAGTGCAAGGCGACCTTCTTCAGTATCTCCGCCTCCTCGCTGACCTCCAAGTGGATCGGGGACGGGGAGAAGATGGTCAGGGCGCTGTTCGCTGTGGCGAGGTGCCATCAGCCAGCCGTGAGACCTattgagattttatataatataaactataaaacaaaCGCTTCCAATATGCAaaatttctaacaaaaaatatttttccatccTCCACGTTGGTTTTGAcacctaattattatttcaataatttgtttaaggaCGCTCAGTTCGGCTGATTATCagtcaaataaaatgaacgcACTATATAGCATACTTGTCGTCCTACTGCTGGTTACATCCCGCGGTGCTGTGAGTGACGGGGTGGGGGTGGGGGGGGGGActgaactatttaaaaaatataattcgtttGTCGGAACCATCTCAGGATATATCTTGTGCATAGAGAACGATTTACTTGTGACAGCCTCGCCGCCACGCCGCTCTCACCGCTCGGGGGGTGAGGCGTTATCTCTGGGgcttcaataattaatttcattaatcaGGTGGTGTTTATGGACGAGATCGACTCCCTGCTGAGCGCTCGAGGGGACTCCGAGCACGAAGCCTCCCGCCGCATCAAGACAGAGTTCCTGGTGCAGTTCGATGGAACCAACACCGGTTGTATATTGTTCACTCTAGCCAATACAATACAGTAACCTCGGAGAGGGGGCTGCTCGGGTGGTCGTGCTAATTTATCCAGCCGTAATTTCCACTTAATTAGTAACCACTAAGTTCTTAACACATTCATTACGGGCgaagttataatattctacTAACTGAATTAAATATCGACAATACTTTGACTGAGCCGCagcaattattaaaccaatgctcagtagtaattaaaaactatttctatattaatggTAACAGTATAAAGTGAGTACTAAAggaattagttataaaattaaccgTATAGTTGTAGTATGGTTATGATGGTCTTcttagtatattaatatgtcataACTGTCGTTTGCTGCAGGTGAAGACGAGCGTCTGTTGGTCGTGGGCGCCACCAACAGGCCGCAGGAGCTAGACGACGCGGCGCGGAGAAGACTCGTCAAACGACTATACATACCGCTACCCGGCTTGGAGGTGAGCAGGGAGATAGGATTTACCAAGTACTGATAGAGAAACACAATGACTTGCCGCTAGCATTGATAATGGTATATAAAGCCTGTCACCGGAACCACTTGAAGTATACCGTATACTCTCAGACaacgtaaataatttaaatcagtaGTCTTTATGATAAGAAAATAAGATAAAGGCAAGAATACGTTGTACGTTGTATCACGTCTTATTTGCGAGATACGAGACTATGTTTCAATCGAAAATATCAATCAatcgtaattttaatataattattaaaatctaatatagatattaatacgatatattatattatcaggACTAATTGTATGACtgcatttaaaactaatattcgtAATATAGACCTATATTCGATTAAGTAGTCTCTTATTCTCAACGAGAACAGATATCTTCCGTGACGCTTTCTTCACTGGCACCCCTTCACTGACAACCTTTTTCTAAGTGTTGGGTGTGGGACTCGGAGGTGACTATTGAGTACTTGTTAACATGTGTTCCCAGGCGCGCcatcaaataatttacaatctGTTGTCCCGCGAGCGTCACAGTCTATCGTCCAACGACATGCGGCTAGTGTCGGAGCAGTGCGAGGGTTACTCCGGCGCGGACGTGAGGTCGCTGTGTGCGGAGGCCGCCATGGGACCTGTGAGGGCCCTCACTGACATCACCTCTATCAGCGCCAGCCAGGTATATCACACTTGTTGTAAGTTAGATCATGGCGTTGCTTTCGATTATCcaacgaaacaagataaattttgtaaataataattgacacTCGCCGATgacatcatttaatttaaactcctTCAAAAAATCATTCGTGAAATCCATTAGTTACCGGTGTTGTATACGAAACACACGATAACCTTTGATCAGACTAcgtgttataataaacttattatgtaACATCAAAGGTCCGCCCGGTCAATGTTCAAGATTTCCAATCGGCGCTGCAGAGAGTGCGGCCCAGCGTGTCCCAGGATGACCTCGGGCAGTACGTCAAGTGGAACGAGACATACGGACACGGAGCTTAATGGAGTTGGTGCTCgacaataaattactttgaagaCTTTAAACGTTGTTTTAGTATGAGCCGCAGTGGGAGGTCGAAGATGACTTatgaactatatttataacggAAGGGGTGTAAGCTAGTATATGTTGGTTAGCGAATAATACTGAGTAATATAATTCCTGAGTGCCAATGAAAGCTTCTTGATAAATGCACCTAACCTTCCAGGGCTGTGGGTGTGTAGCTCTCTAACTCGGTAACCAGTCTTTTAAAACTCTGAAATACAATGATGCTCTAATCTTCCTGCGCTGTTACGATGTCCCCTCTGTTGCTGGTGCGCGTCAAAGCATTAATTGAAAATCATTGTGAGTAGGGCCGTGCACtgttttttctgttaaatgtagggtattgttttatgtttagcCGTTGACCATATAGGCGATCAGTGAAAACCCATCTTGCTCACAAATACAGAATATACAAGCCGGCCTTTAGCTGACGGCGCTCCAACGTTTAACAGAAACCTTCTCCTGTCGTCAGGGGATATTGGAGCAGCCAGTCCTAATCGAGATTCCACAAAAGGATTTCTATCACGGAACCCTGTGGAGCCTCACAGCTGACGCTACGACGATATACTGTATTCTAATAGTGCACTCCTACAGGACTCCTTTGTTCAGCAGGTATGCCACCTACAGTTGTCGAAGATAAGGAGGTACGAAGACGGTAGTTTCGAACCGCAAAGTATTGAGGGCGTAGACGACGTCCAGCGAAAACGCTAGGACGACGATCCCATCAGACACTGGCTTTTGTATCACATCTCTCAGAGCACTCAGGAAGCCAAGACAGTCCTGAAACTGACTGACTCACTGACAGTTCTTTGAAGGTGTTTGGTGAGGTGAACAGAGAAGAGTTTACTCATCTAATCCAACAATACGATTGGCCTGTGGATGTCTTCTAATACATCTCCAACCGTAAGCAGGCACAATCTCCCCGACTCCCTGCTTTTCGGGAACTGTCCAATGTGCATGCAGAGATTACAAAATTCCCTAAGGTAACCAGGTATTCCAAAGTGACGCAGTACTTACCCTGGAATATCCCATAGGGGAGAGCAGGGACTACTCCTCAATAACCCCGATGAGGAAATCCGGCTGCAGTGATTCCAACAACGAGGTGCTAGTAAGGCAAGGTAATACCACGTCAGTTCATTATTTAGTTTGTATCAATGATCCTACGCTTCGTATTATTTTCACAGTttctttaatacatattaaattgataattctagaataatgatatatatatttttttactcaatattattcaataaaatgtatgccTTTAATTTTCCATTCTGATAGTAGAGatgtttctaaaatatttatgtgtatgaaaatctatatttagttAGTATCctgttttttaattgaaatattttgaacagaaaatacttaattaaggtaacataaaaatgataacCGTATTAAACCTATAAAGAAGTCTAATACAGCAATAGTCAAGTTTATTTTACAGTTAAAGTTCAGTTCacgttttaaattgttacGGATTTTATCGATGGTTTATATTTCCACAGAAGATACATTTAAGAAATGTCATGTTCGATGGTATAAAAGACACGGATGTGTCAAACATCACAACTGTCATTTtgacaaattaattacaaataacaaaacagtacataatctaaaaaaaatataaataggttaagaTTTTGGCGGgatataataaacatgaaaaaaatcatGATATTTATGTAAAGTGCAATGCTCTGATAGggactaaattattatttgtatggatTATCGCTATTAATGTGATTATGGATCAGGAGAACAGGATTGTTGTACTGATAGATATGGACTGTTTTTATTGTCAAGtagaagaaaaattaaatccacAATTGAAAGGCAAACCAATTGCTGTCGTGCAATATAATCCCTGGAGAGGAGGAGGGTGAGACTCGTTATATACTTACAAGGGTACAACTACAACTAAAACTGCCTCcttatttgtgttattttttcatagaatTATAGCCGTGAACTATGTTGCTCGAGCCATGGGAGTAACCAGGCACATGAGAGGTAATGAAGCTAAGCAGAAGTGTCCAGAAATACAACTACCATCGGTACCATGTTTCAGAGGGAAGGCGGATATAACCAAGTAATGTCATATTATGATGTaatcttgaaatattttcttcccTTCCcagtatacaaatataacttgttataatattttttttctgttcaaGAATATCATTGTTAAACTGTATTCCAGGTACAGAGAAGCGGGCAAAGATGTTGCTAAGGTCCTACAAAGGTTTACACCCTTATTGGAAAGAGCTTCTATTGATGAGGCATATTTAGATATCACAGACCCGGTAACTATcaatttatactattatactgtaaatgaaaatatataatgtgtaaaatatgcaatttatttttatgttgacaATTTAAGGTGCGGAAGAGAATTCTAAACATTGATGTCGGGGACATA is part of the Danaus plexippus chromosome 9 unlocalized genomic scaffold, MEX_DaPlex mxdp_26, whole genome shotgun sequence genome and harbors:
- the LOC116767468 gene encoding fidgetin-like protein 1 isoform X2, producing the protein MYQSQGMSCNTLNLENITLLDKFSLQEYKESLSKSSNITSNLLSKEVWDKNTNNLDERTMNYILSASKEVLKNPNNDISNTWKSDLREKQELAEPAVGDDRLRNIDPKMIELIENEIIDKGTPVGWEDIAGLEHAKSVIQEAVVWPLLRPDIFTGLRRPPRGILLFGPPGTGKTLIGKCIASQCKATFFSISASSLTSKWIGDGEKMVRALFAVARCHQPAVVFMDEIDSLLSARGDSEHEASRRIKTEFLVQFDGTNTGEDERLLVVGATNRPQELDDAARRRLVKRLYIPLPGLEARHQIIYNLLSRERHSLSSNDMRLVSEQCEGYSGADVRSLCAEAAMGPVRALTDITSISASQVRPVNVQDFQSALQRVRPSVSQDDLGQYVKWNETYGHGA
- the LOC116767468 gene encoding fidgetin-like protein 1 isoform X1; this translates as MYQSQGMSCNTLNLENITLLDKFSLQEYKESLSKSSNITSNLLSKEVWDKNTNNLDERTMNYILSASKEVLKNPNNDISNTWKSDLSNIDPLRIFQSSLRNCDKCTYIETNTTNTSIGISCQCDYNQHYNDNTSLKPLHRESSQDSRSCGERLLFKPTFTRPRVKRPIDASKSVPNCNGPSEMDVDPKPVPTGEAADDEERAHKSNVAKITFKTAKEALLSSNPAARRTLGASRKAQAKFISPMLGAQEKQELAEPAVGDDRLRNIDPKMIELIENEIIDKGTPVGWEDIAGLEHAKSVIQEAVVWPLLRPDIFTGLRRPPRGILLFGPPGTGKTLIGKCIASQCKATFFSISASSLTSKWIGDGEKMVRALFAVARCHQPAVVFMDEIDSLLSARGDSEHEASRRIKTEFLVQFDGTNTGEDERLLVVGATNRPQELDDAARRRLVKRLYIPLPGLEARHQIIYNLLSRERHSLSSNDMRLVSEQCEGYSGADVRSLCAEAAMGPVRALTDITSISASQVRPVNVQDFQSALQRVRPSVSQDDLGQYVKWNETYGHGA